Genomic window (Leptolyngbya sp. 'hensonii'):
GTCGGTCAGGCGATAGAACCTGCTGCCCTGGTTCGCCAGATCGAGCAGTTGGAGCCCGATGTGATCTTACTGAGTCTGGGCCTACAGGAAGAGGAGCCTCTGGCCACCTGGCTCAATTTCAGCATTGGCGATGATCCGGCGATCGTCGTGCTGACAGACGACCTCCAGGAACCCTGGATTGGCCAGGCCCTTCGCATTGGGCTACGGGCCGTACTGCCCCGGGAGGTGAATCCAGAAGCACTTCTTGCCGCAGTGATTGGAGCTGCCACTGGGCTAGTCATCCTCCATCCCAGCACCCTGGAAGTCTTCCTGCCTATAGCCCG
Coding sequences:
- a CDS encoding response regulator encodes the protein MVIRVLIAADSAISRAGLEAILVAEPALTVVGQAIEPAALVRQIEQLEPDVILLSLGLQEEEPLATWLNFSIGDDPAIVVLTDDLQEPWIGQALRIGLRAVLPREVNPEALLAAVIGAATGLVILHPSTLEVFLPIAR